The following is a genomic window from Spirosoma agri.
TTGTCTTTTTGGCTTCGTCAAGTTTCATATAACCGTCTTCGATGTGGAAGAAGTGGTTTATGATCGTATACAGCAAAGACGTTATGATGATAAAGATGATGGGTTTTACAAGTCGACTTCTGTTTTCCGAAATATAATGCCTGACATTGTCGCCCGGACTTACCAGCAGTTCCCGGACCGTGTACAAAAGGCCCCGTTCAAAATGTAAGACGTGTTCAATTTCGTGTTTGATGTAATGACCATCAATACGCTTTAGGGCAACGGGCTGTCCGCAATGAGCACAGTACTTGTGCGTTACCTCTTGCTGGCAATTTGAGCAACTCAATGCTTGCATGGTTAAGTAGATAAAAGTAGCGTGTACGGTTTTGTTAATTCTTACTGACCCATCATTGATGCCGATGGTCGCAGAAGTTGACGTATAAGCGCACAATATAGACAAACTGGGTTATTTCTGGTGCTGCCATACGGGCTAAATTACCGGATTTGCTGGGTTACTTTTCGTACGTGCTCGTTTCCAAATGAAGTAAACGATTAGGCCAAAGCCAATTGCCGAAGGAAGAATCTGGCTGTGCGGCTGATAACTAGACAGCACGGTACCGCCAAAAGCCGACGCCAGGGCGCTATAAGCCGATACCATTTTGTAGATGTGTTCGTAGAGCCACTCTTTTTTGAGCCGTTGGAAGAGCCAGATATATTTGATCAAATCGTAACCTGCCACCAGGACCAGAGCCAGAAGCGTGGGGTAAATTACGGTGGGAGACCAGTGGCCGCCCGATAGTTGCATGGATCGTAGGTACAAGCCACCCGTGATCAACACAACCACGGCCAGCGACGCGTCCAGCCACGAAGCGCGTCGTTCACGGAGCCTACTGATGCGGTATCCCGAATAGCCTACGTAGCCAGACAATAGGGTCAGAATAACCAAAAAGGAATTGGATCGAAAGAAGAGTATTCCCACGAAAGCCGTGGCCACTACGACCGTTAGTACGTATAAAAACCAGCGTCCATAACGAACGTGCTGCGGGGCGCGGTTCTGGTAGAAGAGCGCTATTGAACCAATAAGTAAGCCAAGGATTCCAAAAATAATGTGGACAACGATGTTGACCGTATGAAGCGTTTGCATGGGAAGACTTCCGGGTTGTTGGCGGGCCGGACTGTCGTAAAATTGGGCAGGTATGAGCGGGGTGGCAAGCCTTTCGTGACCAAGTAATCCGGGCTGTGACGAACGCCTTTTGTCACCTAATGCATGGCTGTACAGGTTCTGGATTGTAATTTAGGGGTATGAAACGCAACCCGCTTCTGAATCATTTCGTCGTACGTAATTGGCTGGGGCTGCTCGCTTTGCTGGCTGTTCACTTCCTGGCCGACATGTACGCTATGGATCAGCGGGTAGGCTTTTCGAAGCTGTCGCCTTACATGTATCTGTGGATGCTGTACGGTTGGCTGGTTTTTCACAACCGTGTTCTGTTTGAACGGCTGTTTCTACAAGGCAAGAAAGTAATCTACTTTGGCTGTCTGCTGCTGCTCATGGCGTTGGGGTCGTTCAATATGAACTTCATTCTGAAAACGCAATTTGCTACTACTCATTCCCTTCCGCATCTGGTCAATTTTTGGGTGTACACCGTCACGGGGTTAGGCGTATATGTGACGTATCGGTATATCGGTATGCAAGGGCAAAACGAAAGGCAACCCGTCGAAGAAACGAAGACGACGCCCGACGTAACGGATACTTTTTCTTGTATGGTGGATGGCGTGCGTCAGGTGATTACCTATCCTGATATTCGCTATATCGAGAGCCTAGAAAACTACGTTAAGGTCTTCACGAAATCGAAAACGTACATTACGCGGATGACCCTGAAGGAAGCCGAAGAGCGACTGCCCAAACGGTTATTTGTCCGCATCAGCCGGTCGTCTATCGTGAACACGGCACATGTTGACACAATCGAGTCTGACACGGTTCGGATCGGAACAAAAGAATTGCGCATCGGTAAAGTATACAAACGATATGTAGCCGGACAACTAGCTGGAGAATAAAATAACAGAGGTTAGATTCTTTACAAATACAGAGCCGCTTGTATGCTGAAGCGCATACGAGTGAGCGTTTATCAGTCACTTACTTCTGAATCGGATAGTCGGAAAACTATCCGATTTTTTGTGATACAGGGTGCATACTTTCAGTAGACAAACATGCTACCGTTAACTAATGTAACGGTAAGCTTAAAGAAAATTAATCCTGAATCACTACTATTTTTTTGAATGTTGTACTTCATAATCAAATACTTATAGCTATGAAAAAGGTGTTTTTTAGTGTTGCGCTGCTTCTGCTGGCGAATCTGTCGGGTTTTGCGCAGAAAGACATGAAAACGGCTATTGTAGCGGCCAATCAGAAGTTTATGGATGCGTTGGCTAAAGGGGCAACGACTATGGGAAGCCTGTACACCACGGATGCACAATTGTTCCCGCCCAATAGTGATATTATTCAGGGTAGTACTGCTATTGGTACGTTCTGGAAAGGTGGGTTTGATTCGGGCCTTAAATGGGCAAAACTGGAAACGCTTGAAGCCACACAGGAAGGTGAGGTGATTGTTGAGGTTGGCCGCTATACATTGTATACGACAAACGATGTTCAGATTGATATGGGCAAGTACATCGTGATCTGGAAACAGGAAAAAGGCGACTGGAAACTCCACCGAGACATCTTTAACACGAATGCGCCCCAAGCGGGTACGGCATCGAAATGAAAGCCGACCTGAGCGCGCTGTGAACCTAATAAATACGACGTGGTAGCACGGTTTTTAAATCGTACCACCACGTCGTATTGACTGGAGTCTAAAGGCTAGTGTTTCTCGTCAGGGGTATACTCGTACACGCCCAGGCCAAGCACTTCGCTGGTCTGTTTCCGAAGTTCGATACCGAGTTCCGGATTGTTGGCCAGTACCTGACCGTAACTCGGAATCATGGCTTTCAACTTCTGCTGCCACGCTTCGGTCGCTAGTTGGTCGGGGAAGCAACGTTTTAGCAGGTCGAGCATGATCGATACCGCTGTTGATGCCCCCGGCGATGCGCCCAGCAACGCGGCAATGCTACCGTCGGCGGCACTGACTACCTCTGTGCCAAATTCGAGTACGCCACCTTCGTGTTCATCTTTCTTGATCACCTGCACCCGCTGACCGGCAACTTCCAGCTCCCAGTCTTCCATTTTGGCATCCGGGTAATACTCGCGCAGCGCTGCCAGCCGATCCTCCGGTGACTGCAAGACCTGCTGAATCAGGTACTTCGTCAGCGGAATATTGTGCATGCCCGCCATCAGCATCGGGGCCATATTGCTCAGCTGAATGGACTTGGGCAGATCCATATACGAACCACTTTTCAGGAATTTCGTCGAGAAGCCGGCGTATGGGCCAAACAGCAGTTCGCGTTTCCCTTCGATCATGCGCGTGTCCAAGTGAGGCACCGACATCGGCGGAGCACCCACCGACGCTTTTCCGTAAACCTTTGCCTGATGCCGTTCGATGACTTCGGGGTTCACGCATTTGAGCCACTGCCCACTAACGGGGAAACCGCCAAATCCGCGACTTTCGGGAATGTCCGATTTTTCGAGCAGACGAAGTGAACCACCACCCGCACCGATAAAAATAAACTGGGTCTGTACGTCACGTACCTGATTCGTGGTGACGTTCTCTACCCGTAGTTTCCAGCCGCCGAGCGATTTGGAACGCCACAGGTCACGCACTTCATGGGCAAAATATAAACGAACGCCCGGCATATCGGTCAGCCGACGAAACATGGCCCGTGTGAGCGCACCAAAATTTACATCCGTACCGATTTCCATGCGCGTTGCGGCTACCGGCTGATCCGGATTGCGGTCCTCCATTACGATCGGCATCCATTCGGTCAGTTGTTCCTTGTTTTCGGAATACTGCATGCCATGAAAGAGGTAGTTCTGCTGAAGTGCCTCGAAGCGTTTCCGCAAATAGTTTACGTTCTCCGCGCCCCACACAAAGCTCATGTGTGGAATGGACCGGATAAAGTTAGGCGCATCGCTGAGAAAACCTTCCTCAACGAGGTAGGACCAGAACTGTTTCGATTGTTCGAACGACTCGGCAATTTTGACCGCTTTAGCCGGATCGATGGTACCGTCTTCCTTTTCGGGCGTGTAGTTCAGTTCGCAGAAAGCCGAGTGACCCGTACCCGCGTTGTTCCAGGCATCGGAGCTTTCGGCGGCTGCGCTGTCGAGCCGCTCGTAGATTTCGATGGTCAGGTCGGGTTGCAACTCTTTCAGCAGCACGCCTAGTGTTGCACTCATGATACCGGCACCGATTAGAATGACATCGGGGCCTTTTTGTACAGATTTATTTCGATTCGCCATGATGATCGGCAGAGGTATGTATTCTTTGTAATTACAAATTTCGGGGTTTGCTTGTTCCGAATGAGTAGCCAAGTAAAAATAAGTGCCGTGCCCCGGCGTAAAACTCAGAAAATAGTCCGCCAATAAAACGAAAATAAAATCTTTAGGCAATTGACAATCAAGTGCATAGGCGTTGGCGGAATGTTAGAAAAAAACTTTATCTAAAAATTTGTCAGTTGTGCCTATTGTGGGAAGATGCGCTGAACGAACGGCGGCTATTTTTGCCGAATTTGGTTTATTTAAAGGTATAATTGGCTTTATGCATTTAGCGTGTGTAAACGGTTCTGTGCCGGAGAGCCAGCTTCCTGAAAGACAGTAGAAACCGACCTTAATTTCCCTATATAGTTGTTGACCACGAAATGACCGATGAAGAAAATTACGTTCCTGATCCTGTTTGTCCTGCCGTACTATTTGGTTGCGCAATCCGGTACATCCGTTCAGTTGCCCTGGTCGCAACGAATGGCCGCCAGCATTATGACCACCAACGCCGACTCTATTGCTTATCCCAACAAGATGGCGCGTTGGGAATACGAAACGGGCGTGTTATTGCAATCGCTCGAACTGGTGTGGTATCGCACGGGTGATGTTCGGTATTTTAAGTACATTCAGCAGAACATGGATCGGTTCGTGAGAGACGATGGCACCATCCGAACCTACGATCTGGATCATTTCAACATCGATTACGTTACGCCGGGTCGGTCGTTGCTGATGCTCTACCAGCAGACGCTGCCCAACAAGGAAAAATACAAAAAAGCGGCTGATCTGCTCCGCCAGCAACTGGCCAAACAACCCCGCACGAACGAAGGTGGATTCTGGCATAAAAAAATATACCCCAATCAGATGTGGCTCGATGGCCTGTACATGGCCGAGCCCTTTTATGCCGAATACACCCGCCTGTTCGACCGTGACGGGAAGGGTTTCACCGATATTATTAACCAATTTGTGTGGATGGAGCAGCACGCCCGCGATTCGAAAACGGGATTGCTGTATCACGGCTGGGATGAGAGCCGTCAGCAGAAGTGGGCCGATCCGAAAACGGGTAAATCACCAAATTTCTGGAGCCGGTCCATTGGCTGGTACGTGATGGCACTGGTCGATGTGCTGGATTACATACCGGCTGATCATCCGCGACGGGGTGAGTTGGTGGCTATCCTGCAACGGTTGATGCCAGCGGTGGTGAAATACCAGGACCCGAAAGAAGGGTGTTGGTATCAGGTAACGGATCGGGGTGGCGATAAAAACAACTACCTGGAAGCGTCAGGAACAGCCATGTTCGTGTACGGACTAGCCAAAGGCGTGCGGCTGGGGTACTTGCCTGCATCGATGATGAGCTACGCAAAAAAGGGGTACGCCGGTATGCTGAAAAACTTCATCTCGACCGACGATGCCGGACTCATTCACCTTGAGAAGACCGTGAGCGTCAGTGGACTCGGGGGCGAACCTTACCGGGATGGCAGCTATGAATACTACCTGCGTGAGCCAATCCGCAAGGATGATCTGAAAGGAGTTGGCCCGTTTATTATGGCTAGTGTCGAAATGGAAACCGCAGAGGAACTGGGGATTGGGAAAGGCAAAACGGTTGGCGTCGATACGTACTTCAACCACGAGTTTCGCAAAGGTACAGACCCGAATCAGCCGGAACCTTTTCATTACACCTGGGA
Proteins encoded in this region:
- a CDS encoding glycoside hydrolase family 88/105 protein, which encodes MKKITFLILFVLPYYLVAQSGTSVQLPWSQRMAASIMTTNADSIAYPNKMARWEYETGVLLQSLELVWYRTGDVRYFKYIQQNMDRFVRDDGTIRTYDLDHFNIDYVTPGRSLLMLYQQTLPNKEKYKKAADLLRQQLAKQPRTNEGGFWHKKIYPNQMWLDGLYMAEPFYAEYTRLFDRDGKGFTDIINQFVWMEQHARDSKTGLLYHGWDESRQQKWADPKTGKSPNFWSRSIGWYVMALVDVLDYIPADHPRRGELVAILQRLMPAVVKYQDPKEGCWYQVTDRGGDKNNYLEASGTAMFVYGLAKGVRLGYLPASMMSYAKKGYAGMLKNFISTDDAGLIHLEKTVSVSGLGGEPYRDGSYEYYLREPIRKDDLKGVGPFIMASVEMETAEELGIGKGKTVGVDTYFNHEFRKGTDPNQPEPFHYTWDDRQHSGFWLWGRTFRDLGAKTVLVPTAPTAASLKGVDVYIIVDPDTPKETAKPNYVNPADSKAIGDWVKAGGVLVLMANDTSNCEHTHFNQLAATFGLQFLPKNVNMVKGDQFEQGSVIIPAGNPIFTHTKEVYIKELSPLDVKAPAKSVVSAGDNVIMAVARVGNGTVFAVGDPWLYNEYTDGRKIPARYENFQAGKDLATWLLTQVK
- a CDS encoding YybH family protein, translated to MKKVFFSVALLLLANLSGFAQKDMKTAIVAANQKFMDALAKGATTMGSLYTTDAQLFPPNSDIIQGSTAIGTFWKGGFDSGLKWAKLETLEATQEGEVIVEVGRYTLYTTNDVQIDMGKYIVIWKQEKGDWKLHRDIFNTNAPQAGTASK
- a CDS encoding malate:quinone oxidoreductase; the encoded protein is MANRNKSVQKGPDVILIGAGIMSATLGVLLKELQPDLTIEIYERLDSAAAESSDAWNNAGTGHSAFCELNYTPEKEDGTIDPAKAVKIAESFEQSKQFWSYLVEEGFLSDAPNFIRSIPHMSFVWGAENVNYLRKRFEALQQNYLFHGMQYSENKEQLTEWMPIVMEDRNPDQPVAATRMEIGTDVNFGALTRAMFRRLTDMPGVRLYFAHEVRDLWRSKSLGGWKLRVENVTTNQVRDVQTQFIFIGAGGGSLRLLEKSDIPESRGFGGFPVSGQWLKCVNPEVIERHQAKVYGKASVGAPPMSVPHLDTRMIEGKRELLFGPYAGFSTKFLKSGSYMDLPKSIQLSNMAPMLMAGMHNIPLTKYLIQQVLQSPEDRLAALREYYPDAKMEDWELEVAGQRVQVIKKDEHEGGVLEFGTEVVSAADGSIAALLGASPGASTAVSIMLDLLKRCFPDQLATEAWQQKLKAMIPSYGQVLANNPELGIELRKQTSEVLGLGVYEYTPDEKH
- a CDS encoding LytR/AlgR family response regulator transcription factor — protein: MKRNPLLNHFVVRNWLGLLALLAVHFLADMYAMDQRVGFSKLSPYMYLWMLYGWLVFHNRVLFERLFLQGKKVIYFGCLLLLMALGSFNMNFILKTQFATTHSLPHLVNFWVYTVTGLGVYVTYRYIGMQGQNERQPVEETKTTPDVTDTFSCMVDGVRQVITYPDIRYIESLENYVKVFTKSKTYITRMTLKEAEERLPKRLFVRISRSSIVNTAHVDTIESDTVRIGTKELRIGKVYKRYVAGQLAGE